DNA sequence from the Drosophila sechellia strain sech25 chromosome 3L, ASM438219v1, whole genome shotgun sequence genome:
GCAAGTCCCTCTCGCAGGAGTGATTCTGCAATGTTTCCCTTGGGATACAGAATAGTGCCAATGAAGTTGGAGTTGTTAACCGATTCTAGGCGGATTTCCACATCGCGTTGCAACAGGCGGGTTTCCACATAGTAGCGAGCTTCGTCAGCAAACGGCACCTTTACACTCAGGTCGGGCTTGCCATCAGCATCCAACTTTACTCCAGGACAACGGATGCCCGAAATCATTAGCGTTATGTAGTGGAAGTCCGGCAGCAAGAATGCTCGGACGGTGGATCCATCGCGCACGTGCTCGATGATCGCCTTGACGGGGTTTCCTCCGTAGATGTCGACCAGGTGTGCGGGATTCTCATGGGACCACTTAATGTTGCGAACCTTGTCGGCGGCACTTGCGTTGGACGACCATTTTCCGCGGCCTGCTGCACGCGCCTGGTCCTCCAACTCGATGAGTGTTTGCTGCTCGGCTGTGGGTCGTCCCTCTCGGCGGACCGACACCAGGCCCTCTCGGACAATCGACTCGACCACATTTTCACCGGTCTCCTTGTCCTTACCGATCCACACAAAACCGTACTCCCGGTTCGAGTTGGCTGGCTTGTCAAACGTGAAAGTCACCTCCACACCAATCAACTTTTTACGCAAGAACTCCCGCGACTCCCAGGCCCAGGGCTCATCCTTGGTCTCGTCTCCGCCAGCGCCAGGACGACGGGCCAACTTCGGGGCAAGGACATGAGAGAAAGTAATTTGTTTCTCCGGAGGCGGGGCACCCTTAGTTGCGCGAATAACAACCGTATCGCCGGAGAGAACCTGAATCAGAGCGAGGAGTGAggttaaaataaaatgcacgTGTGGGGTCACTAGAGGTGGAATGGTATCGATCGCCCTATCGGATCTGGGTCCTAAGCGACCAAAAACACTATCGATatgtataatattttaaatcgGCTCACGTGAAAGTGACAATTCTTTTCTAgctgttttaatattttttaaatacaaaaatgaaGTCTGCTGAGCAAGGACGTGCTATTAAACTAACATAACATGAGCAGTTCCCCATAGACAGTGCCTGCGCACAAACCTTTTTGGTTTGTCCTATGGAAAATGCGAGCAATAgtattttattgaatttattcATACTGCAAATGCATTCCGTTAATCCAAACAAACTTGTTACCAAACCGGTTTAGGGTGCCCAAAACGGAGGCATCGGGCAAGCGCGCAGCTCAAATCTCtactagatacaaaaaatctacataaaaagaaaataatggTCTTGTAATTTGGAGCAAATACCAAATGTCCAAGTCTAAGGGGTAACATGCAAATAAGTGTTGCTGATAAGGGCGTCAGCTATTACCTGTAAAAGCAACaggtttttttttgaaaatgggAGTCATCCAAATGCAAGGCTGAATGAATTTCGGGATGTATTCTTTGGTTGCAGGGTGCCAACGTCACCAAATCAGATTACGCCCGTAAATCTCAACAGCCGCTCTCACAGTCGTTGGCTAAAGTGCTGACTGAAAACGGCCGGTCAACTTCGGGCGCTGGTCAGAGAACCCACACCCAGGGACAGTTACATTCATAAATAATAGCATTGGGTGCCGACACGGTCTCCGTATTCGCCAAGGAGGTTAGAAACGAACCGTTCGCCAGACAAATCAATTCTCAGCAAGTGTGTGGGCGGGCGAAAAAAACTACAGCTTTGCAATAGATAGTTTAGGATGCCGGTAAATGGGGCCGTACTAGTTAGCTGTCCGTCTGTGACAATAACAGCCAGAACACCTACCGCCAAAGACACCGCGTCGAAGAAAATCTGCCAGCTTGGCACCTACGATAACTTTCATTTCTTTGGATCGGACGAGCGTGTGCAACGTgtcacacacgcacagagTCTATACGCGTCTCCCTCACACTTGTCAGAGTTGCACTAGAGCTGCTTTGGCAGGCGGCTGCCGCGTTTGCCACGCCGATAGAAGGATAGTACCATTTAGTTTCGACGAACTTTCTTTTTAAGGAGTCTGCGCACTGAAATCCTAACCACGAGTTTCATCCCAGAGCCGCAGACCAATCTGACTTACCTGTTTCACAATGCCGGACAACGACTTCGTAGGCGCTGGCGGGGCGTCTTTGGCTGCTCCGGCAGCTGTCGCGCTGTTCGCTGCTGttgccatttttcgattgAATGCGGGGGAGATACTAGCAGAGGGCCGTGGCACTAGGCTTCAATAGCGGAATATTGCGTTGATTGCGTTTCGGACCTAAACACCGCTTTCAACCTAATGAAGTTCGACCAAGAGAAGAACCGCTCTCAAAATCTAAAAAATTTTCACTGAAGTGACCCTGCTGGCTAGAGCTGGGAAGCCAGCGCGATAGCATCGATATTTTCGTGACGTGCTTGTATTCGATAGCTAGTGCTAAACATTTGATACCTTTTCTTAATGGCCAACTTTATTTACGAAAAATATCAAAGATGGTAAAATTGAGAGGGATCTGTGATCGTTTATATTGggaaatttttattatattcatatttgtattaattttatttattcgtaAATTAACAGAGCAGATCCCACTAATTCTaaacttttttgtttatttcaaaACTTATCAAATTTTGATTCAAATTTATCTGTATGGCAGCCTTAGATGTTCACATTGCATGCCATAGTGTCGATAGATCAAGGCGCCAAAAGAGTATCGCTATCGATAAAAGGTCGCCAGCTGTTCGGCGAATGTTACGTGATTTCTTATTTGTAACATTGCTAAAACTCGAGTAAAATGAATCAAGCCGATGTAACAAAGCTCATGTCACAGCTGCGTATAGCGGTTAGACCCAACAAGCGCCACCTGAAGAATGCCGATGGCCCGGAAGGTCGGCTGCTGAAGCTGCGTAAGACCGTCACTGCGTTGGTGAAGCACGAGCGTATTGAACTGTTCTACAACCGTGCCGATGAAGCTCGTGGCTACGCCGAACTGGTAAGAGACCACCGGTGATACACAAAAGGTCCAACTACAAATTCGTCTCCTCGCAGCTCATTTCCAATGCCATACGCCATGGGGACCGACACCAAGCGACCATGGAACTGGCGGACTATTGGCTGCTGGAAAAGCAACTGGTTCATAAGCTGTTCAAGGTGCTGGTACCGCGCTATGAGAACTACAATGTGTCCTACACTCGCATGTACAAAGCCCCTCGGGAGTATCCCGGCATCTACTACAGGCGGTCTGTGCTGGAGCTTCGGGGCAATCCCTACCCTTCGCTGGCGGCGGATCAGTCTCAGAACCGGAATCTGCTGCACAATGTGCTTCTGGACGAGGCGAGAAAGGAGTTTAGGCGTCAGAAACTGTCGGAGTTAGTTCACTAACTAGCTCTATTCACCAGCCGCCTGTTTATTTAGTAGATTAGCAAGCAGTTTGTCGCTTAGAATTCACGTAAGACTTAAAAGCATCTTTattataaatgtatgtatacaCAAAACTAATTGTTTGAATTAAGAGTTGAAATTATACAAATGACTAAAGTCTACTGACGTTGCAGTGATTGAAGTAATCCGGTTTCCAATCTACTGAGTTAGAGAATTAGCTTTCGAATGATTCAAATTCTGAACGGATAACTTACCCTTTCCCGTAAGGCAGGCATCCCGATGCATTTCACAAATGCTGTAGAAGAATTGGTGCTCATTTGTCGACGATGCGCAGACAGGCAGAAACGGATCACAATTTGTAATAGTACTACACCCCGAGCTGCTGCTCAATACTGGCAGAGATACAGACAGCGCAAGGAACACTATAATGTTGAAGATCAGGAACCAAgccaaataaatattcattttggACGAATTCGCAGATTTATCATTTACTAGCGTATTCAAATGACATCGTCACCAAAAAATGATTTCATAGCAGCAAACAGATTGGGAGCGAATATTTCTTCGCAGATCGAtctttatatgtatatatttatttattttgaaatgtgATCCGTTAAAGTTCCTCTTTACGTTCCACTCGGTCACAGAATGTAAGTCCGAATTGGGCTGCCGACATGAACTGCCATCTAACAACTGATAAGCATTGGGGAACCTACGCGCTGATGCATACTAATTCGCTCATGTTCCAGAACCCCAAAGTTACCATGGAAACGAGCTCGGAACACTGACCAATGAATCAATGATAACTTCACCTCTATTTTTCACCGGAAGCTTTTGTTCGTTTCCTCCCAGACTTCGGTATGAATGGGGTTGCTCAACTGAGTGGAACCCAGCGTTCTTTGTAGTTTCGCGTACATTTAATCCGGCCGGTTCCGATATGTTTGTCAACTAGTTGCACTTTGCAGATGAAATGGTGTTTGGAGAGCATGTTTGATGGATTGCTAAAGCTCGAGTCAAATTCTTGAAGCCGTCACAGCTGCGTGTGGCGATCAGACCGTATGGTAAGATACCACCGGCTTTTACTACAGGTAGTCTGTGCAGGACCTATGATGCAATCCTCTTCTTCGCCAGTGGCGAAAGTAACGTTTAACTATATAAAGCCAAAGCCTGTAACttaaaatgttcaaaaaaccATTCACGGGGATTAATTACAAACTATTTAATTTTCGGATGTACATAAATGTTCCTTTATAAAGGATTTGCCTTGGTGCGTCATCAATTTCATGGTTTGAGGTGCGGCTGCAGAGCAGACTGACAGTATGAACACGTGACGCCGGGTCTCTTAATTACATTtgcattattaaattttatgacAGCTGTTGGACTCAATAACGCCTACGTACTGACCCCAGGCCGCTGGTTATGGGGTGTTGCAATCCCAATTAAATCCCCGCTACCTTTAACAGAATGGAAGCATTTGAATTTTGTGGCATAGAAGGCACAGATTTGAATCCTTTATAAATTATACTCAGAAACTTCAACAACAGGTGATTCCTAGTTTCAAAAATTAAGAACAATCTTGTATATGTATTCGGTAAAAGAAGTTCTTAACTTGCACCTGACATGTggtatgtatttatgtatgtatgttgaTGTCAAGACATGGGCGGTGCATCGGTGTGCCCGCTGAGGAGCACACGACGACCAACGAAGACCAATCGTAATAGGGTGGGGCTGGCATAGAGCTCCTAAGGAGCAGGGGTCTGCTTTTAGCAAATATTTCAGTGCGTCATACGTGGATAATGCAAATAGAACATTTTGACCGAACTAGCATTTCATTACATCACGTGAACGACTTCACGTATGTACGTGCGACATTTTCTTGCAGGACATTGTGAACTAAATGGTGGGGTTTCTCCTATAACTTTctgtaaataaacattttcgcTATCCCAAAGCAGACTTGGTTCTGCCTAGATTGTGGTCTACTGTATCCAGTTGAGCAGCATATAATTCCGGATAAAAATAGattgtgaaatatttatgtttagaACTTGCGCAGCTCATTGATAAAAGCCCAAGCGCCGCTGCGCACTCTCTCAGTAGAAACGGCCAAAAAGGACATGAAGGCGAAACTGGACGGGAAAAATCGAGAGAACAGGCTTCCTCATGAGCATAAAATCCTGCAAGATATTATACATGCCGTGGCCTTTTATGCTGCTGTTCTTATATCATTTCATTCAGTTTCGAAGAGTCGTGCAACGAGAGCAGTTGATAACATTTGTCCTTAAAACAAATTCTGCGCTGTGTCTGAGTCTGGAGTTTTTCCTGTGTGTATAACTTACGGTTGGTCTCCAATTTTATGGGCTGTGTGCAAGTGGGTTTTGAATAAAAGTATTAGTTTGCAAAACAGCAGGATAAACTGCGCCATAGTGAACTAGCAACCTGTGCCGAAAGGgaaaaattgagaaaaaatCCAAACTCATGAATATTGATGAATTTCCTTGGTGCAAATgtgtcgtgtgtgtgtgtatgttgtATCAAACGGGCATGCCAGTTACAatgcaaaaatgttattttcaaTTCAAAATGATACATTATTGATCTGCTACATGCCATTTTTCTAACTACAATTCCCGTAAATGTATCCACCATATTTTTTCATTGAGGAATGGGTTGTTTTTTCGCAGTGGGCAGCAGCAGAAGTCGCACCATGAGAATTAATTGCAACGCGCTTTTCCTGGCATCGCTAGTGACTTGGTCGGGGGTGATGTGCAGCACGGTGCTGGGCACCACAGAGGGCCAGGAAACACCTTTGGCCCTTCCTGTGGCGGAGCAGACGCAGCCCACTACAGCCATACAAGGAGAAGTATGGGAGGAGGACGATCACGAAGTGCTTATAAGAAATGAACGTGGCACCAAGAGCGACGGTGAGTCGGGGGATGGTTGGGCCTTTAAGAGATATTGGGAGATTGGGAGTCTGCTCTACGACCAGGAGCTGCTTTAATACACTGTGCTACTATTTTTCCTCAAGGTCTGTCGTGTCGATATGGCAAGAATCCGTGGACTGAGTGTGACACCAAAACCAATACGCGTTCGAGAACATTGACATTAAAGAAGGGCGATCCAGCATGCGACCA
Encoded proteins:
- the LOC116801122 gene encoding follistatin-related protein 1, which encodes MNIYLAWFLIFNIIVFLALSVSLPVLSSSSGCSTITNCDPFLPVCASSTNEHQFFYSICEMHRDACLTGKDWKPDYFNHCNVSRL
- the LOC6610160 gene encoding 39S ribosomal protein L17, mitochondrial encodes the protein MNQADVTKLMSQLRIAVRPNKRHLKNADGPEGRLLKLRKTVTALVKHERIELFYNRADEARGYAELLISNAIRHGDRHQATMELADYWLLEKQLVHKLFKVLVPRYENYNVSYTRMYKAPREYPGIYYRRSVLELRGNPYPSLAADQSQNRNLLHNVLLDEARKEFRRQKLSELVH
- the LOC6610161 gene encoding uncharacterized protein LOC6610161, with translation MRINCNALFLASLVTWSGVMCSTVLGTTEGQETPLALPVAEQTQPTTAIQGEVWEEDDHEVLIRNERGTKSDGLSCRYGKNPWTECDTKTNTRSRTLTLKKGDPACDQTRTIQKKCKKACRYEKGSWSECATGQMTRADKLKASSDPSCEATRVIKKNCKPGKSKDKSAKEQRKNKDKAARKGRV